The following proteins come from a genomic window of Nocardioides albertanoniae:
- a CDS encoding NADPH-dependent oxidoreductase: MTETATDSAIADRYRDPAIVSLAATSPVVEHQLRHRSVRSFLADPVSDDQLTAIVAAASSAPTSSNLQTWSVVAVREPGRKERLARLAGDQAFIEEAPLFLLWVADLSRARGLAAAAGGGVRVAATDYLESLFLGVIDASLAAQNAIVAAESLGLGTVCVGGARNHPEEIAAELALPDGAFVVFGLAVGVPDPDERAGVKPRLPPSVVLHHETYAAPSAEEIAAYDQRLNAYNAAHGLGGGWSERVLARLVGPASMAGRHRLRSQLQRLGFPSR; encoded by the coding sequence GTGACCGAGACAGCGACCGACTCCGCCATCGCCGACCGCTACCGAGACCCGGCGATCGTCTCGCTGGCGGCGACCAGCCCGGTCGTCGAGCACCAGCTCAGGCACCGGTCGGTGCGCTCCTTCCTGGCTGACCCGGTCAGCGACGACCAGCTCACCGCGATCGTGGCGGCCGCGTCCTCGGCGCCGACCTCGTCGAACCTGCAGACGTGGAGCGTCGTCGCCGTGCGTGAGCCGGGCCGCAAGGAACGGTTGGCGCGGCTGGCCGGCGACCAGGCGTTCATCGAGGAGGCGCCCCTCTTCCTGCTCTGGGTCGCCGACCTGAGTCGTGCGCGAGGGTTGGCCGCTGCGGCCGGCGGCGGGGTGCGGGTGGCGGCGACCGATTATCTGGAGTCGCTCTTCCTCGGGGTCATCGACGCCTCGCTCGCCGCCCAGAACGCCATCGTCGCGGCCGAGTCGCTCGGCCTCGGCACGGTATGCGTGGGCGGTGCCCGCAACCACCCCGAGGAGATCGCCGCCGAGCTCGCCCTGCCGGACGGCGCCTTCGTGGTCTTCGGCCTCGCCGTCGGAGTGCCCGACCCCGACGAGCGGGCGGGGGTGAAGCCGCGGCTCCCACCTTCGGTGGTGCTTCATCACGAGACCTATGCGGCGCCGAGCGCCGAGGAGATCGCTGCCTACGACCAGCGGCTCAATGCCTACAACGCTGCCCACGGCCTCGGCGGCGGGTGGTCCGAACGCGTCCTCGCCCGGCTCGTCGGTCCTGCCAGCATGGCCGGCCGGCACCGGCTGCGCTCGCAGCTGCAGCGGCTCGGGTTCCCGAGCCGCTGA
- a CDS encoding arylamine N-acetyltransferase family protein, with product MTAAALDGYLRRIGLEARPEATYETLVDLHHRHLSAIAYDNLSIMLATIGAAPSPHPVDPAETLARVAAGGEAGYCFHNNGLFSLVLEQLGFEVVRRAGQMLEATGASGTLDHLAIEVRDLPTASNPEGRWVADVGYGDGFWDPLPLVEGHFRQSGFVYRLRRVGESGWTFHHDPHGSFLGSLVRGEVTQKEVERSHLRLATPPEGDFTRTLVVQRRDASGADTVRSIRHTRTGAGASVRELRDFDEWRSVLAGLGIGSAGVEEGALRELHRRQSAAYDDWLLTR from the coding sequence GTGACGGCGGCGGCGCTCGACGGCTATCTGCGACGGATCGGTCTCGAGGCGCGGCCGGAGGCGACGTACGAGACGCTCGTCGATCTTCACCATCGCCATCTGAGCGCGATCGCCTACGACAACCTCTCGATCATGCTCGCCACCATCGGCGCTGCGCCGAGTCCGCACCCCGTGGACCCGGCCGAGACGCTCGCGCGGGTCGCCGCGGGCGGTGAGGCCGGCTACTGCTTCCACAACAACGGGCTCTTCTCGCTGGTGCTGGAGCAGCTGGGTTTCGAGGTGGTCCGGCGCGCCGGGCAGATGCTCGAGGCGACCGGTGCCTCGGGCACCTTGGACCATCTGGCGATCGAGGTGCGCGACCTGCCGACTGCTTCGAACCCGGAGGGCCGCTGGGTCGCCGACGTCGGCTACGGCGACGGCTTCTGGGATCCGTTGCCGCTGGTCGAAGGGCACTTTCGACAGTCCGGCTTCGTCTATCGGCTGCGGCGGGTGGGGGAGTCGGGGTGGACGTTCCACCACGACCCGCACGGGTCGTTCCTCGGGAGCCTCGTGCGCGGCGAGGTGACGCAGAAAGAGGTCGAGCGCTCACATCTGCGCCTGGCCACGCCGCCGGAGGGTGACTTCACCCGCACGCTGGTCGTGCAACGGCGTGACGCGAGCGGTGCCGACACCGTCCGCTCGATCCGGCACACCCGCACAGGCGCAGGAGCCTCGGTGCGCGAGCTGCGCGACTTCGACGAGTGGCGCTCGGTGCTGGCGGGCCTGGGCATTGGCTCGGCCGGGGTCGAGGAAGGCGCCCTGCGTGAGCTCCACCGGCGGCAGTCGGCCGCCTACGACGACTGGTTGCTGACGCGCTGA
- a CDS encoding flavin reductase family protein, whose amino-acid sequence MTIHSSHPFPTPDDPARRLRGRLGGRVSLWTSGSAGSRAGLTVSSLMVANGEPAAVLGLLDPDSDLRDELEETGAAVVSLLHWRHRDLAEVFGGTAPAPGGAFTTGTWDETEFGPRLTDAPTWAGVRLVSLSDVGWSVLATCEIETLEVGDDEDPLVHRHGRLAR is encoded by the coding sequence CTGACGATCCACTCCTCCCACCCGTTCCCGACGCCGGACGATCCGGCACGTCGGCTGCGTGGGCGTCTGGGTGGGAGGGTCTCGCTGTGGACCTCCGGGTCTGCCGGCTCCCGGGCCGGCCTCACGGTCTCCTCGCTGATGGTGGCCAACGGCGAGCCGGCCGCCGTGCTCGGGCTGCTCGACCCCGACTCGGATCTGCGCGACGAGCTCGAGGAGACCGGCGCCGCGGTGGTCTCGCTGCTCCACTGGCGCCACCGCGACCTGGCCGAGGTCTTCGGCGGCACCGCGCCCGCGCCCGGGGGCGCCTTCACGACCGGCACCTGGGACGAGACCGAGTTCGGTCCCCGGCTCACCGACGCGCCGACCTGGGCAGGGGTACGCCTGGTCTCCCTGTCCGATGTCGGCTGGTCGGTCCTGGCGACCTGTGAGATCGAGACGCTCGAGGTCGGCGACGACGAGGATCCGCTCGTCCACCGGCACGGCAGGCTGGCCAGGTAG
- a CDS encoding lysophospholipid acyltransferase family protein gives MSTKLFYSFLKWVAIGPLLRTIFRPSWEGVENVPRKGQAILASNHLSYADWLFMPLGMKRMVRFVAKAEYFTGTGLKGALQRTFFSGTGNVPIDRTGATAAEGALIAAKRVLGEGELFGIYPEGTRSHDGKLYRGRTGVARLALDTGAPVIPVAVIGTDLIAPPGKKFGKIVQPRIVYGKPLDFSRYDGMANDRYILRAITDEIVYEILKLSGQEYVDMYATEAKKLDDAAKASKKKSSAKAAKKKSRPSKPGPTEDVA, from the coding sequence GTGTCGACGAAGCTCTTCTACTCGTTCCTGAAGTGGGTCGCGATCGGGCCTCTGCTGCGAACGATTTTCCGCCCGTCCTGGGAAGGCGTGGAGAACGTTCCGCGCAAGGGACAGGCGATCCTGGCCAGCAACCACCTCTCCTACGCCGACTGGCTCTTCATGCCGTTGGGGATGAAGCGGATGGTGCGCTTCGTGGCCAAGGCCGAATACTTCACCGGCACCGGCCTCAAGGGTGCCCTGCAGCGCACCTTCTTCTCCGGCACCGGCAACGTGCCGATCGACCGCACCGGTGCCACCGCCGCCGAGGGCGCGCTGATCGCCGCCAAGCGGGTCCTGGGGGAGGGCGAGCTCTTCGGGATCTACCCCGAGGGCACCCGCTCCCACGACGGCAAGCTCTACCGGGGCCGCACCGGCGTGGCCCGGCTCGCCCTGGACACCGGTGCGCCGGTGATCCCGGTCGCCGTGATCGGCACCGACCTGATCGCGCCGCCGGGCAAGAAGTTCGGCAAGATCGTGCAGCCGCGGATCGTCTACGGCAAGCCGCTCGACTTCTCGCGCTACGACGGCATGGCCAACGACCGCTACATCCTGCGGGCGATCACCGACGAGATCGTCTACGAGATCCTGAAGCTGTCGGGTCAGGAGTACGTCGACATGTACGCCACCGAGGCCAAGAAGCTCGACGACGCCGCGAAGGCGTCCAAGAAGAAGTCGTCGGCGAAGGCCGCGAAGAAGAAGTCCAGGCCCTCCAAGCCCGGCCCGACCGAGGACGTAGCCTGA
- a CDS encoding ROK family protein: protein MTSALHIGVDIGGTKVLAAEVTASGEVLRTARRTTPGRRVELELVEDALTEAVTEVADGRPVAGVGLAAAGFVDAAGERVMFAPHLPWRGEPTLTRLSNRWGTRVALDNDANCAALAELELGAARGVDSGLLITLGTGIGGAVVLGGQVVRGRNGMAGEFGHMQVVPGGLPCECGLTGCWEQYSSGNALVAFVRARMETEEHSGGVLDELAAGDPEKITGPAITAAAIDGDELALAAYESVGAWLGVGMAGLVAAFDPELLVVGGGVSTAGDLLLAPARTALEESLVGRLHREVPQIVATAFGAEAGVVGAAVLARRLTEAR from the coding sequence GTGACCTCAGCACTCCACATCGGTGTCGACATCGGCGGCACCAAGGTGCTCGCCGCCGAGGTCACGGCGAGCGGTGAGGTGCTCCGCACCGCTCGCCGCACCACTCCGGGCCGCCGGGTCGAGCTCGAGCTGGTCGAAGACGCGCTGACCGAGGCGGTGACCGAGGTCGCCGACGGGCGCCCGGTCGCCGGGGTCGGACTTGCCGCCGCGGGGTTCGTCGACGCAGCAGGGGAGCGGGTCATGTTCGCGCCGCACCTGCCCTGGCGCGGAGAGCCCACCTTGACCCGGCTCTCCAATCGCTGGGGCACCCGGGTGGCGCTCGACAACGACGCCAACTGCGCCGCCCTGGCCGAGCTCGAGCTCGGTGCGGCTCGCGGCGTCGACTCGGGCCTGCTGATCACCCTCGGCACCGGGATCGGCGGTGCGGTGGTGCTGGGCGGCCAGGTCGTGCGCGGGCGCAACGGCATGGCCGGGGAGTTCGGCCACATGCAGGTCGTGCCCGGCGGCCTGCCGTGCGAGTGCGGTCTCACCGGATGCTGGGAGCAGTACTCCTCCGGCAACGCCCTGGTCGCCTTCGTGCGCGCCCGCATGGAGACCGAGGAGCACTCCGGTGGCGTCCTCGACGAGCTGGCCGCGGGCGACCCGGAGAAGATCACCGGCCCGGCGATCACCGCCGCGGCGATCGACGGCGACGAGCTGGCTCTGGCGGCGTACGAGTCGGTGGGGGCCTGGCTGGGCGTCGGGATGGCCGGCCTGGTGGCTGCCTTCGACCCCGAGCTGTTGGTCGTCGGCGGGGGAGTCTCCACCGCGGGAGACCTGCTGCTGGCGCCTGCTCGCACGGCGCTGGAGGAGTCGCTGGTCGGGCGTCTGCATCGCGAGGTGCCGCAGATCGTGGCGACCGCGTTCGGCGCCGAGGCAGGAGTCGTCGGCGCGGCGGTCCTCGCCCGGCGCCTGACCGAGGCGCGCTAG
- a CDS encoding ROK family glucokinase has product MTKTKKLSCGVDVGGTKILGGVVDHDGNIVEDHRVESPAKHPEDIEAAIVEVVQELKSRHPIECVGIGAAGYIDKARSTVLFAPNIAWRDVPLKERLEKVLDLPVVIENDANAAAWGEFEYGAGAEVDNMMLVTVGTGVGGGLVLEGELYRGAFGVGAEIGHMRVVPNGHLCGCGNRGCWEQYASGSALVRNVRSAARGGSLLAREVLDRAEGDLDKIKGPLITEAARDGDAFAIEALTDLGIWLGEGIASIAAVLDPAVVAVGGGVAEADDLLLGPARRAFEAQLTGRGHRPRLDIRKATLGNEAGLIGAADLARK; this is encoded by the coding sequence ATGACGAAGACGAAGAAGCTCTCCTGCGGCGTCGACGTCGGTGGCACGAAGATCCTGGGTGGCGTCGTCGACCACGACGGCAACATCGTCGAGGACCACCGCGTCGAGTCGCCGGCCAAGCACCCCGAAGACATCGAGGCCGCCATCGTCGAGGTGGTCCAGGAGCTCAAGTCGCGACACCCGATCGAGTGCGTCGGCATCGGCGCGGCCGGCTACATCGACAAGGCCCGCTCGACGGTGCTGTTCGCGCCCAACATCGCCTGGCGTGACGTGCCGCTCAAGGAGCGCCTGGAGAAGGTGCTCGACCTTCCGGTCGTGATCGAGAACGACGCCAACGCGGCCGCGTGGGGCGAGTTCGAGTACGGCGCGGGTGCCGAGGTCGACAACATGATGCTGGTGACCGTCGGCACGGGCGTCGGCGGCGGGTTGGTGCTCGAGGGCGAGCTCTACCGCGGTGCCTTCGGCGTCGGCGCGGAGATCGGCCACATGCGCGTGGTGCCCAACGGCCACCTGTGCGGCTGCGGCAACCGCGGCTGCTGGGAGCAGTACGCCTCGGGGTCGGCGCTGGTGCGCAACGTACGCTCCGCCGCGCGCGGCGGCTCGCTGCTGGCCCGCGAGGTGCTCGACCGCGCCGAGGGCGACCTCGACAAGATCAAAGGCCCGCTCATCACCGAGGCCGCCCGCGACGGCGATGCCTTCGCGATCGAGGCGCTGACCGACCTCGGCATCTGGCTGGGCGAGGGGATCGCGTCGATCGCGGCCGTCCTCGACCCGGCCGTGGTGGCGGTCGGCGGGGGAGTGGCCGAGGCCGACGACCTGCTGCTCGGCCCCGCCCGGCGTGCTTTCGAGGCTCAGCTGACCGGCCGTGGTCATCGCCCGAGGCTCGACATCCGCAAGGCGACGCTGGGCAACGAGGCGGGGCTGATCGGCGCCGCAGACCTGGCGCGCAAGTGA
- a CDS encoding ArsA family ATPase has product MRILLFTGKGGVGKSTVSAGTAAMAAARGLRTLVLSTDAAHSLGDAFGLVEGVPGDRSERLLGAEPVQVTENLYVQHVDAQRRFEQSWAEVQGYLLTVLDTIGVDRIAAEELTIIPGAEEVFALLELRRMASSGEWDVIVVDCAPTAETLRLLALPEALGWYLERILPVQRKMVKALKPVLTKAAGVPMPGDSVFDAVVRLHGELAEVRALLSGPDASVRIVLTPERVVLAEARRSWTTLSLYGYRVDGVVANRIFPAGGSDDWRAGWVKAQDEVLADVEASFEGLPVWRSFYRPGEPVGVEELREVAEAAYASALGAEPLAVPDTAAPFRIERRDERTSVVHLALPGMARWVGREQVQLGRNGDELAITVGAYRRLLTLPAALSRLDVSGARVEGGELQVTFTRRTTNTESEMP; this is encoded by the coding sequence GTGAGGATCCTTCTCTTCACCGGCAAGGGAGGCGTCGGCAAGTCGACGGTCTCGGCCGGCACCGCTGCGATGGCGGCGGCCCGCGGTCTGCGCACCCTGGTGCTCTCCACCGACGCTGCCCACTCGCTCGGCGACGCATTCGGTCTCGTCGAAGGTGTCCCGGGCGATCGCAGCGAGCGTCTTCTGGGCGCCGAGCCGGTGCAGGTCACCGAGAACCTCTACGTGCAGCATGTCGACGCCCAGCGTCGTTTCGAGCAGTCGTGGGCCGAGGTGCAGGGCTATCTGTTGACCGTGCTCGACACCATCGGGGTGGACCGGATCGCGGCCGAGGAGCTGACGATCATCCCCGGCGCCGAGGAGGTCTTCGCGCTCCTGGAGCTGCGCCGGATGGCGTCCTCGGGCGAGTGGGACGTGATCGTGGTCGACTGCGCCCCGACCGCCGAGACGCTGCGGCTGCTCGCTCTGCCGGAGGCGCTCGGCTGGTATCTCGAGCGCATCCTCCCGGTGCAGCGCAAGATGGTGAAGGCGCTCAAGCCCGTGCTGACCAAGGCCGCCGGTGTGCCCATGCCCGGCGACTCCGTCTTCGACGCGGTGGTCCGCCTCCACGGCGAGCTCGCCGAGGTGCGAGCGCTGCTCTCCGGCCCCGACGCGTCCGTACGCATCGTGCTGACCCCCGAGCGGGTGGTGCTCGCCGAGGCCCGACGCTCGTGGACGACCCTGTCTCTCTACGGCTATCGGGTCGACGGTGTCGTCGCCAACCGGATCTTCCCGGCGGGCGGCTCCGACGACTGGCGGGCAGGCTGGGTCAAGGCGCAGGACGAGGTGCTTGCCGACGTCGAGGCCTCCTTCGAGGGCCTGCCCGTGTGGCGCTCGTTCTATCGGCCCGGCGAGCCCGTCGGGGTCGAGGAGCTGCGGGAGGTGGCCGAGGCGGCGTACGCCTCCGCGCTCGGCGCGGAGCCGCTCGCCGTGCCCGACACTGCGGCGCCGTTCCGGATCGAGAGGCGCGACGAGCGTACGAGCGTGGTCCATCTCGCGCTGCCCGGGATGGCCAGATGGGTCGGCCGCGAGCAGGTGCAGCTGGGCCGCAACGGCGACGAGCTGGCGATCACCGTCGGTGCCTACCGGCGGCTGCTGACCCTGCCGGCCGCACTGTCCCGGCTCGACGTCAGCGGGGCGCGGGTCGAAGGTGGCGAGCTGCAGGTAACGTTCACACGCCGGACGACGAATACCGAGAGCGAGATGCCGTGA
- a CDS encoding SRPBCC family protein has translation MADQTTSTIVIEATPSAVMAVIADFESYPTWAKGMQQVDVVEAGADGRAEQVRFVLDVSPIKDDYTLAYTWDGDRQVTWSLVKGNLLRSMDGAYVLRDLDGRTEVTYRLALDLSIPLIGMLKRKGEKVLIDTALRGLKQRVEK, from the coding sequence ATGGCCGACCAGACCACCTCGACGATCGTGATCGAGGCAACACCCTCGGCAGTGATGGCGGTGATCGCCGACTTCGAGTCCTACCCGACCTGGGCGAAGGGCATGCAGCAGGTCGACGTCGTCGAGGCCGGCGCCGACGGGCGCGCCGAGCAGGTGCGGTTCGTGCTCGACGTCTCGCCGATCAAGGACGACTACACCCTCGCCTACACCTGGGACGGCGACCGCCAGGTGACCTGGTCGCTGGTGAAGGGCAACCTGCTGCGCTCGATGGACGGCGCCTACGTGCTGCGCGACCTCGACGGTCGCACCGAGGTGACCTATCGGCTGGCGCTCGACCTGAGCATCCCGCTGATCGGCATGCTCAAGCGCAAGGGCGAGAAGGTGCTGATCGACACCGCGCTGCGGGGTCTCAAGCAGAGAGTCGAAAAGTAG
- a CDS encoding AMP-dependent synthetase/ligase, which produces MRNAAEAPDVAVLSRPGADGTWGDVTSTEFLAEVSAVAKGLIAAGVGAGDRVALLSKTRYEWTLVDYAIWFAGATTVPIYETSSAEQIAWILQDSGAVAVVAEDTGHVERISEVREGCAALNNVWSINDNAVELLGKLGTDVTDEQLEARRSAVTPADAATLIYTSGTTGRPKGCVLTHGNFMFELEVVVGSLDGLFSIEGRSTLLFLPLAHVFARIIQIGCIKSRTRLGHTPDIKNLVADLGTFQPTFVLAVPRVFEKVYNTASQKAVADGKGRIFDAATEVAIEYSRATETGKAPFLLAAKHKLFSKLVYGKLLAALGGNCSYAVSGGAPLGDRLGHFYRGIGVTVLEGYGLTETTAALTVNLPEAFKIGTVGRPLPGTSVRVADDGELLFRGGQVLKEYWQNPKATSEAKTDEGWFHSGDLGEVDDEGFVKITGRKKEILVTAGGKNVAPAVLEDRLRAHVLVDQCIVVGDGQPFIGALVTIDPEALPTWAEANGKSANIEDLVDDEDLRAAIQSAVDDANKAVSKAESIRKFVIMSESWTEEGGQLTPSLKLKRNVVMREFSHEVDALYAK; this is translated from the coding sequence GTGCGCAACGCCGCTGAGGCTCCCGACGTAGCCGTTCTCAGCCGCCCCGGAGCCGACGGCACCTGGGGCGATGTCACCTCGACCGAGTTCCTCGCCGAGGTCTCGGCGGTCGCCAAGGGCCTGATCGCGGCCGGTGTCGGCGCTGGAGACCGGGTCGCGCTGCTCTCGAAGACGCGCTATGAGTGGACGCTGGTCGACTACGCGATCTGGTTCGCCGGCGCGACCACCGTGCCGATCTACGAGACCTCCTCCGCCGAGCAGATCGCGTGGATCCTGCAGGACTCGGGCGCGGTCGCGGTCGTCGCCGAGGACACCGGCCATGTCGAGCGCATCAGCGAGGTCCGTGAGGGCTGCGCCGCGCTCAACAACGTGTGGTCGATCAACGACAACGCCGTCGAGCTGCTGGGCAAGCTCGGCACCGACGTCACCGACGAGCAGCTCGAGGCCCGCCGCAGCGCGGTGACCCCGGCCGACGCCGCGACGCTGATCTACACCTCCGGCACCACCGGGCGCCCGAAGGGCTGCGTGCTCACCCACGGCAACTTCATGTTCGAGCTCGAGGTCGTCGTCGGCTCCCTCGACGGTCTGTTCAGCATCGAGGGCCGCAGCACGCTGCTGTTCCTGCCGCTCGCCCACGTCTTCGCGCGGATCATCCAGATCGGCTGCATCAAGTCGCGCACCCGTCTGGGCCACACCCCCGACATCAAGAACCTCGTCGCCGATCTCGGCACCTTCCAGCCGACGTTCGTGCTGGCCGTGCCGCGGGTCTTCGAGAAGGTCTACAACACCGCCTCGCAGAAGGCTGTCGCCGACGGCAAGGGCCGCATCTTCGACGCCGCGACCGAGGTCGCGATCGAATACTCCCGGGCGACCGAGACCGGCAAGGCCCCGTTCCTGCTGGCCGCCAAGCACAAGCTGTTCTCCAAGCTCGTCTACGGCAAGCTGCTGGCCGCGCTCGGCGGCAACTGCTCCTACGCCGTCTCCGGCGGCGCCCCGCTCGGCGACCGGCTCGGCCACTTCTACCGAGGCATCGGCGTCACCGTCCTGGAGGGCTACGGGCTCACCGAGACGACCGCCGCGCTCACCGTCAACCTGCCCGAGGCGTTCAAGATCGGCACCGTCGGCCGGCCGCTGCCCGGCACGTCGGTGCGCGTCGCCGACGACGGCGAGCTGCTCTTCCGCGGCGGCCAGGTGCTCAAGGAGTACTGGCAGAACCCCAAGGCCACCAGCGAGGCCAAGACCGACGAGGGCTGGTTCCACTCCGGCGACCTCGGCGAGGTCGACGACGAGGGCTTCGTCAAGATCACCGGCCGCAAGAAGGAGATCCTGGTGACCGCCGGCGGCAAGAACGTCGCCCCGGCCGTGCTCGAGGACCGCCTGCGAGCCCACGTGCTCGTCGACCAGTGCATCGTGGTCGGCGACGGCCAGCCGTTCATCGGCGCCCTGGTCACCATCGACCCCGAGGCCCTGCCCACCTGGGCCGAGGCCAACGGCAAGTCGGCCAACATCGAAGACCTCGTCGACGACGAAGACCTGCGCGCAGCCATCCAGAGCGCCGTCGACGACGCCAACAAGGCCGTCTCGAAGGCCGAGTCGATCCGCAAGTTCGTGATCATGAGCGAGTCGTGGACCGAGGAGGGTGGCCAGCTCACCCCCAGCCTCAAGCTCAAGCGCAACGTCGTGATGCGCGAGTTCAGCCACGAGGTCGACGCGCTCTACGCAAAGTAG
- a CDS encoding M48 family metallopeptidase: MTGAQVSSRRASWAVLIVGAVAFVALAWWLIPWHPYPGGVLVLPDERDVFAPRELERMLAFSSTARWVSRAGLVVSLVVAGVLGFTSLGRRLVARLRGPWLLRVVLAVAGVTLVGWVLTLPFSVVSHHLRLRYGLSRQSWGSWVGDSLLNQAVGIVITSIALVALFGCIRLGRRWWPVVAGGLVALLVVVGSFVYPVLIEPLFNDFEPLPRGELRSEVMAIADREGVDLDDVLVVDASRRTTSLNAYVTGFGSTRRVVLYDNLVDSQRDAAAHGAVISVVAHELAHAKHDDVLVGTVTGAAGAVAAVGMLGLLLSYRRQDEYATPEAIPMLLAVFALASVLAMPVENGLSRQVETRADVDALRATGDLESFVRLQHDLDVRSLSDPSPQAWSQWWFGSHPTSLQRIAIAHRILD; this comes from the coding sequence GTGACCGGGGCGCAGGTGAGTTCGAGGCGAGCGTCCTGGGCGGTCCTCATCGTCGGGGCGGTCGCCTTCGTGGCGCTGGCCTGGTGGTTGATCCCCTGGCATCCCTACCCTGGCGGAGTCCTCGTTCTGCCCGACGAGCGCGACGTGTTCGCGCCGCGCGAGCTGGAGCGGATGCTGGCCTTCTCCAGCACCGCTCGCTGGGTCAGCCGTGCCGGGCTCGTCGTCTCGCTGGTCGTCGCCGGGGTGCTCGGGTTCACCTCGCTCGGCCGACGTCTGGTCGCCAGGCTCCGTGGCCCCTGGCTGCTGCGCGTGGTGCTCGCGGTCGCCGGGGTCACCCTCGTCGGGTGGGTCCTCACGTTGCCGTTCTCGGTGGTCTCCCACCACCTGCGCCTGCGCTACGGGCTCTCGAGGCAGTCGTGGGGGTCGTGGGTGGGCGACTCGCTGCTGAACCAGGCGGTCGGCATCGTGATCACCTCGATCGCGCTGGTCGCGCTCTTCGGCTGCATCCGCCTGGGCCGCCGCTGGTGGCCGGTCGTCGCCGGGGGACTGGTCGCGCTCCTGGTCGTGGTCGGTTCCTTCGTCTACCCGGTGCTCATCGAGCCGCTGTTCAACGACTTCGAACCGCTGCCTCGCGGTGAGCTCCGCTCCGAGGTGATGGCGATCGCCGATCGCGAAGGGGTCGACCTCGACGACGTCCTGGTGGTCGACGCCTCGCGGCGCACCACCTCGCTCAACGCCTACGTCACCGGCTTCGGCTCGACCCGCCGGGTCGTCCTCTACGACAACCTCGTCGACTCCCAGCGCGACGCCGCCGCGCACGGCGCGGTGATCTCCGTGGTCGCCCACGAGCTCGCCCACGCCAAGCACGACGACGTGCTGGTCGGCACCGTCACCGGCGCAGCCGGTGCCGTCGCGGCGGTCGGTATGCTGGGGCTGCTGCTCTCCTACCGCCGTCAGGACGAGTACGCCACGCCCGAAGCCATCCCGATGCTCCTGGCCGTCTTCGCGCTGGCGAGCGTGCTGGCGATGCCGGTCGAGAACGGGCTGAGTCGTCAGGTCGAGACCCGCGCCGACGTCGACGCGCTCCGGGCCACCGGCGACCTGGAGTCGTTCGTGCGGCTGCAGCACGATCTCGACGTACGCTCCCTCTCCGACCCGTCACCGCAGGCCTGGTCGCAGTGGTGGTTCGGCTCCCACCCCACCAGCCTGCAGCGCATCGCGATCGCTCATCGCATCCTCGACTGA
- a CDS encoding C40 family peptidase encodes MTRDRKRLIAGAAGIAAIGVAGIIPGATPAQADPDIDDVRKKVDKLYTQAEAANEDYSNAKLRLQDLKGQLKDLSADEKRQSKDLDKIRAELRDSVLRQFEGSDVSAVGQVITSKDPQQFLAGLSTVSSYNTLQADLLARYNTEAKALQVRREATEEREAEMAKVKTTMEQKKSEIDKKYEAAQSELDELEADELEEFQSSDTSIPGNLPPPSGRAKAAVDYALAQVGDAYVYGATGTESWDCSGLTMGAWGQAGVSLPHSSSAQYSSGPQVSRDQLAPGDLVFYYSPISHVGMYIGNGQIVHASNPSTGVKVSPIDEMPYTGAVRPG; translated from the coding sequence GTGACACGCGACCGGAAGCGACTCATTGCCGGAGCAGCCGGCATCGCCGCCATCGGAGTCGCCGGGATCATCCCCGGTGCGACCCCCGCCCAGGCAGACCCGGACATCGACGACGTTCGCAAGAAGGTCGACAAGCTCTACACGCAGGCCGAGGCTGCCAACGAGGACTACAGCAACGCCAAGCTGCGTCTGCAGGACCTCAAGGGCCAGCTCAAGGACCTCAGCGCCGACGAGAAGCGTCAGAGCAAGGACCTGGACAAGATCCGGGCCGAGCTCCGCGACTCGGTGCTGCGCCAGTTCGAGGGATCCGACGTCTCTGCCGTCGGCCAGGTGATCACCTCCAAGGACCCGCAGCAGTTCCTCGCCGGTCTCTCGACCGTCTCGTCCTACAACACGCTTCAGGCCGATCTGCTGGCTCGCTACAACACCGAGGCCAAGGCCCTCCAGGTGCGCCGTGAGGCGACCGAGGAGCGCGAGGCCGAGATGGCCAAGGTCAAGACGACCATGGAGCAGAAGAAGAGCGAGATCGACAAGAAGTACGAGGCGGCCCAGTCCGAGCTCGACGAGCTCGAGGCCGACGAGCTCGAGGAGTTCCAGTCCTCGGACACCAGCATCCCGGGCAACCTGCCGCCGCCCTCGGGCCGCGCCAAGGCTGCGGTCGACTACGCGCTCGCCCAGGTCGGTGACGCCTACGTCTACGGCGCCACCGGCACCGAGTCGTGGGACTGCTCCGGTCTCACCATGGGCGCATGGGGCCAGGCCGGCGTCTCGCTGCCGCACTCCTCCTCGGCGCAGTACAGCAGCGGGCCCCAGGTCTCGCGCGACCAGCTCGCCCCCGGCGACCTGGTCTTCTACTACAGCCCGATCAGCCACGTCGGCATGTACATCGGCAACGGCCAGATCGTGCACGCCTCCAACCCGAGCACGGGTGTGAAGGTCTCGCCGATCGACGAGATGCCCTACACGGGCGCCGTCCGCCCCGGCTGA